The region ACGCATACCCAAACCGCCGGTTGGCCGGGTCGCTTATCTCGGCCCGGCAGGCATCGCAAAGTGCCAGATCGGGCGTTAGCAGCAGCGATGCCTGACCCACAGCCTGACTTTCCACAATGGTAAAATCACCGAAATCAATTGGTTCAACTTCGGCAAGTTTTACCGATTGAATCCGGGCCAGTGCAGGCGCTTCGGCCCGAATACGACGGGTGAGCACCCTGACCGTTTGCAAATCGGCATTAACATAAATATGTACTCCATCGGCCCCGTTACTCACAGTCCCTTTCAGTTTCATCGACCGCGCCAACTGCCAGACGAATGGCCGAAAACCCACGCCCTGCACTTGTCCGGTAAGATGAAGATGGAATGTCATGGGAGTTTTTTGTAGAGCCGCAATACCTTGCGGCTCATGACCGGATGGTTTTTCTATGGGCACAAATTGCTGACGCCTAGGAGACGCAACTATGCGTCTCTACGCAACAACGCCTTTCTTCTGCTCAACTTTGGCCAGCAGCCAGTTGCACCAGGCGTCGAGGCCTTCGCCGGTAGTGCTCGAAATAGTGAGTACCTCAATATCGGGATTCACATCGCGGGCGTCCTGAATCACATTTTCTACCTTAAAGGGAACGTAGGGTAGTAAATCGGCTTTCGACACGACCATTAGTTCGCTGGTCAGGAACATGCGCGGGTACTTTTTGGGCTTATCGTCGCCTTCGGTCGATGCCAGCAGTGTGACGCGGAAGTCTTCACCCAGGTCGAAAGCGGCCGGACAAACGAGGTTGCCTACGTTTTCGATGAACAGCAGGTCAACACCCGTCAGGTCGATGTGATCGAGCGCCTGATAGATCATCTGCGCTTCGATATGGCACATGCCGCCCGTTACGATTTGCAGGGCGTTGATACCCACGTCGCGCATCCGGATAGCGTCGCGTTCGGTTTCGGGATCGCCCACCAGAACGGCCATGTTCAGTCGCCCCCGGAGCCGCTTGCCGGTTTCCTGCATGAGGGTGGTCTTACCACTTCCCGGCGATGAACACACGTTAATCACCAGTACATCGGGCAGGCGATCCCGAATGGCTTTTGCTACAAAATCATTGACTTTAAGCAAGTTAAGTGTTGTATTTTCGCACTGTACGGCTCCTACAGAAGCCTGGTTGGATTTCGGTCTGGCAGTTGTCATAGTTTTGGTTAGTTCAATCATCGAACTCAACTTTGCTGATCAGCAGTTCTTCGCCCTGTACGACGTTTCGGCTGGGTTTACCGCAGGAGCACACAAACTTATACTGCTGCACTTCGGTCGTCTTGTCGCACACATTGCAATGAATCAGAATCGGCAGCACTTCGACGTGCAGCGTCGTTTGCTGATAGCGGGGCTCATCTTCCAGCACGGCGGCAAAGGCATTCTGCATCAAAATGGGTTGCACGTTCGAGAGGAGTCCGGCCTTAAGGTAAATTCCCCGTATCCGGCTCATATCCGCCGGAAATTCTTCTTCCAGCGTTCGAAAAATGTTACGGACCAGAGAAATTTCGTGCATACTGGTGGTTGGTTCTTGAGTTATTAGGTTGTACCTACGGGCTTCAGCCCATAATTCAGACTACTGTTATATACGGGCTGAAGCCCGTAGGTACAATCACCAATCACCAATCACCAACTCACCCAGTCGCTCCAGATGATTTTCTGCATCGTTGATGAGGGCTTCGTCCGTAACCAGAAAGCGTACTTCGCTCGCCTTTTTGACCATGTCGTTGTACAGGGCGCGCTGGTTTTCCGGATCATCTTCGCCCACGTACCAGCCCGCTTCCAGGTAGTTCAGGATCGTTAGTGCCCGTTCGTAAGGGTACGCTTCGGCAGTACGGACGCGCAGGGCATCGCGGTAATAGCCAATGGCTTTGGCATAATTGTCGGACTTCGCGGCCTGCGGGTATTTTGTCAGGGCGTTGGCGTAGTGATTACAGATGGTAGCGTATTCGTACGGAAACTCCTCCCGGGTAAAATAAGCCAGCGCCTGCTGAAACGAGCTTGACGATACAGCAGCCCAGATGCTCTTCTTCTTGACTTCGTCGGGAATCTCGGCAAAGATCACCCCGAGGTGATGCTGAATCTCGGCGAAAACGGCCGGGGCATTTTGCTGGGTAAACACCTTGAGTGCCTCCTGGTAGGCTTCCATAGCCGGTCGGTAAAACTGCGGATTACCGCTTTGTGCCCAGGTATACAGCAGTATTCCTTTACGGTATAACGCATTGGCCAGCAACTCGGTCATCTCTTCATTCCGGAAGATGGTCACCGCACGACTGATGTAGCCCAGCGCTTCGGAAAAGCTGTTGGTAAAGTTGGCTACCTGAGCCGCATCGACCAGCAACAGCCCTACCTGAATGGTACGCTGCTGAGTTTCATAGTACTGCAATACCTGCCAGAGGGCCGTTTTGGTCTGTTCGAGCAGAGAGGCATCGTAGGGAACGACTAGTTGCTGCAACCAGACGGCATACTGAACCGCCAGTAATTCATGGCTTGCAGCATCGCTAAGTTCGGCGTTAGCAGCCTCTGCCAGCACCTGATTCGCGGCTGTTAGCTGTCCGGTATCGAGCAGCAGCGTGGCGTAGTGTTTTGCGGTGAAGACCTGATAATCAGAATCGGGAGCATGGTTCAGGGCTGTCTGATACGCTTCCGATACGTCAGTATTATCGACGTCCGTTTCGAGGTTGCCGTAATGCAACGCGACCGCCCGGTTATGCCACTGCCGATAGGTTTCAAACGTACCAACCCCGTTGACGGGCCGCGCCGGTGCCTCCACCAATACGCCCGCTTGTAGTCGGTTCGTCAGGTCGACAGCATCGGCCAGTGATCGATCGTGCCGCCCATACTCATACGCTTTCTCCCAGTTATCTAACTGCATAAACAGCACCGTCAGCAGGTTTTCGGGCGAGAAGGGTAACGGACGGGGTAAGAGAACCGGCGGCAGCGATTCGCTCCAGTCGAGCGGCAGTTGAATAGCTCCTTCAGCAACGGTTATGGCGTCAGGATCGGTCGCCGTATCGGCGATTGACGTAACCTGCACCAGTTCACCAAGCCTGAACTCAGATTCAATGGCCTGGTGAACGGAAGGGCAGTCGTCGGTTCGGATAGTTAGATAAAGCATAAAGCAGGATTAAAGCGTGACGCT is a window of Spirosoma linguale DSM 74 DNA encoding:
- a CDS encoding hydrogenase accessory protein HypB (TIGRFAM: hydrogenase accessory protein HypB~PFAM: cobalamin synthesis protein P47K~KEGG: eca:ECA1234 hydrogenase nickel incorporation protein HypB) — protein: MIELTKTMTTARPKSNQASVGAVQCENTTLNLLKVNDFVAKAIRDRLPDVLVINVCSSPGSGKTTLMQETGKRLRGRLNMAVLVGDPETERDAIRMRDVGINALQIVTGGMCHIEAQMIYQALDHIDLTGVDLLFIENVGNLVCPAAFDLGEDFRVTLLASTEGDDKPKKYPRMFLTSELMVVSKADLLPYVPFKVENVIQDARDVNPDIEVLTISSTTGEGLDAWCNWLLAKVEQKKGVVA
- a CDS encoding hydrogenase expression/synthesis HypA (PFAM: hydrogenase expression/synthesis HypA~KEGG: bbt:BBta_p0176 putative hydrogenase nickel incorporation protein HypA), with translation MHEISLVRNIFRTLEEEFPADMSRIRGIYLKAGLLSNVQPILMQNAFAAVLEDEPRYQQTTLHVEVLPILIHCNVCDKTTEVQQYKFVCSCGKPSRNVVQGEELLISKVEFDD
- a CDS encoding hypothetical protein (KEGG: afr:AFE_0707 hypothetical protein), with amino-acid sequence MLYLTIRTDDCPSVHQAIESEFRLGELVQVTSIADTATDPDAITVAEGAIQLPLDWSESLPPVLLPRPLPFSPENLLTVLFMQLDNWEKAYEYGRHDRSLADAVDLTNRLQAGVLVEAPARPVNGVGTFETYRQWHNRAVALHYGNLETDVDNTDVSEAYQTALNHAPDSDYQVFTAKHYATLLLDTGQLTAANQVLAEAANAELSDAASHELLAVQYAVWLQQLVVPYDASLLEQTKTALWQVLQYYETQQRTIQVGLLLVDAAQVANFTNSFSEALGYISRAVTIFRNEEMTELLANALYRKGILLYTWAQSGNPQFYRPAMEAYQEALKVFTQQNAPAVFAEIQHHLGVIFAEIPDEVKKKSIWAAVSSSSFQQALAYFTREEFPYEYATICNHYANALTKYPQAAKSDNYAKAIGYYRDALRVRTAEAYPYERALTILNYLEAGWYVGEDDPENQRALYNDMVKKASEVRFLVTDEALINDAENHLERLGELVIGDW